AAAGCTAAAATAAACAGCACTTATAACTGCCTGACAATGGCCAAAACCTTTGGGGAAGGGAATACGGATGGATCAGAAATAACCACAAAGGTGACAGAAAATAAAGGCACTGCACCCAAAGAGTGAACAGCCATGGGGAGAAAAGCAGCATAGACAGGGAAATAATTCaacagcagccagccaggggggaaaaggggaagaagcagaaggaaagcTGATGAAGTTGCCTGTAGGGAATGACTCAGAATAACAGAGAGAGACTCACTGACAGCAGCTTTGTCCCAGGGtgatcccacagctcctgctcagggtCTGGAGGTGCCAGTTCAGAGGGCAGGTCCTGTTCATCACCTCTGTGGGGAAAGCAAATTTGAACCAGTCAGGAAAACACCTCCTTGCATTTCATGTGCTTCCTCCCACCAAACACCTCATCAAGTGCCTGACTTGTCCACTCAATTCAAATTTGCCATTTGTCTGATTAGCTGTACTAATTACCCCATCCCCCTGCAATCCGGGATCTTCCTGTCTGTGAGGAGAGAAATGCCAACATTGTCTACAGAGGCTCAAACAGGTGTGGTCTCTAGACAATCGATGAATTACTGACTCTCAACCCTCCAACTATGATTTATCAACCTAGTTACAAAACAACTAATAATGCCCCTAGACAAAAAAGGACACAAATGAGCCCTAATTTTAACATCCCTCATAATTTGGTCTTTGGGGGCTACCAAAGACCAACTATTTCTGTCTGCAAAGTTAATTATGTTCCTGAAGGGCAACTTCTTGTTCAGGAATGTTGCTGAACAAAACCACCTGCAGAAGCTGCACCAAAAGCTCCTGAATGCTGTTTAAAACACAACACTGCTGATGTTTGCTACACTGCATTAGCTGAGGCAGACACATTACCtgtgacagcagctccagaggagacCCCAGTGACCAATTACAGACTCAGCTCCTGAAAATCAGAGAGAAGTGAAGGGCCAAAAATTTATCAACCAACCTTATCAGGGCCTGTCTCCAGCCAGGACACAGGAAACAGCATCTCCTCTTTGCCCTTGCCAAAAAGAAATAGAATCAGCAATAATAACACAACAAGGCAAGGGAGGCTACCAACAATAAATCAAAATTGATTGCATCTTTAATATAGCACTTTGTcttaattctttaaaaatgtttgtgCAAGCCAGAGTTTCTCATGACTTAAAACGATTTTGTAtttgaaaggaagaaagctGAGCCACTCTAAGGCAATAAGGGAGACCTGATACACATCCACAAGAAACTGATCCTCTTCAGTAATACAGTAAAGAACacacatttttcttcaaaattttattttaatttaaattatggGGCCAGCCAGATTTTTTGGGTACGAAACATTTTCCTCAGGAGAAATGAAATGCTACCACGGAAATAGAATTACAATTGTATACATctcttattattattaaaaaaaacaaaaaaaaaaaaaaaaaaccaaaacaaaaccaaaaaaaagcttgcatttaaatatgttttagtAATACCCTTAAGCCTTCAAGCAGATAAGAAACCACTTCCAGAACAAGTTTTTTAATATGAACAGCACATCGAAGGAGCTTTAATTTAAATACAACTTCTTTTCGAAAGCCAACATTCAAATGTTTCCACATATTAAAAAAGTCACCATAGCCATTGATTCCAAGGCCCAATATAGAGAAACCTCTATCCCAGTCCAAATGTTTTCACTTCTTTACACATAGAAATCTTTAGCACATCTACATCTTTCTAAAGAGGAAGCCTTAACATGTTATGGTGAGTAACTTGGCAAATAATGTTTCCTCCACTCAGCTATGATAAACCAAAATATAACAGACAGTTAGTACTGAGCTACAACACcacctcctgccagctctgcctggcatCTCTGGGAAGAGTCAGCTATTTTCCTTCCTGTAAGCAAAATGATTCTGTTTGCAAAGGACATGTTCAGAACCTTTAAAAGACCAATTTTAATGTTAAGAGCAGTTTTAACCAATCGAGTGAAAACACTCAATTTTCTGGAGCTCTGGGATTTTCCTTGTGAAGGCTTTCAAATAAGTTCAAACGTCACTGattgtgaaatatttcaaatgggAAGAGGACAGGAAGcaagaaacattttctgtagCATTCACAATCATTCAGTCATGCAGAATTGGAACTTCCAGCCCCCAATCCACGAGTTTTTGCTTGGTTGTGATCTCAGCGTTACTATATGATGGATAGATACAATTTTAATAACATCATTTAGCTATATTTAGTAGATTCCTTTTGTATGGTCACAGTAACAAAAACATGGTGCAAAatcagttgggtttttttttgtttttataaatactGATAGTTTGCAGCAACAAAGaacaaaatcaacaaaaatgAGATCATTTTGTTATCCTAGGACACCTATGGAATTGCTTCTTGAGGTTGGAGGGAATGAAATCACTCACACAACTATTGTACTGAGTTATTTACTGTCAGCAATGACGCACTGCAGGCTCCCCAGAAGTCAGAGGAATCAATATTAATTTAGCATAATCCTTGCCATTTGCAGAGCTGGTGAGCACAATGCAAGTGTAATTAAATAAGGCCAATATTATCTGGTAAGAACAGAGCAGAAAGGGTTCCAGTTCTCTGGTTCAGCCTACCCTAATTGATGGCACCCCATTAGACATGTGAATACAAAgaatttgtttgggtttgggtgtttgtttccttttaaatgCTGCAGTACTTAAGATTGTTAAATCAGCATTTCCATGTGATCTGAAGTATTCAATTACATATGAGCATTCATTTTGCAAAACTCAATATTAGGTAATAGTTACAGACTAATACAATAACATTCCTCTGCTGTACAAATTAAatcatattttaaagaaatgagcAGCCTAGGAGTTATATACAAAAGAAACCAGCAAGCAttgttgaaatgaaatgcaaaatgtaACTGCTAGGTCTACTGTCTGAAATACCTTTAAAGTAAAATTAACAAAACCCCTTAGAACATATTTCCAAGTTTACAAGTCAAGTCTCAGAAAAATCAAATCATgtccaaaaaaaaattctataaaGCAGTGAAAGGCATATATACATTTTCCTTATGAACCTTGAGATTTCACTCTTTTAAAAGTTGCTAAGTTTCAATATCAGTTTATTTGCAAGACAACTGTTTATCCCAATAAGCTCACATCTTAGATACATTTCCCCTTTGATTACAAATAAAGCActgcacatttttttttgttttaaatcaagGCATATAATCTTATACTATGGTGCCAGGTATGCACAGGTCACGTTGTGCTCATTATCTCAAACAAGGTAAGTGCAAACATACAGATTTATTCAGATTTGCAAGCATGCAACCTGTAACTTAACTACATGAATACCTTCTCTCCTAGACCAAACTAGTATCTATATGTTTGCTTTCACGAACCTAGAATCTTTCTTTTCAGGACTCCTAAAACAAGCAGTGTCTTTGAATTCTGAAATGACACAAATATCAAGAAAGTCCACATTGtgcaagaaagcagcagctATGTTTCTCAACTTGgactaaaaatgaaaagagaaaaaacaaaaaccgTTCACTGAACAGCAGATTAGCAGTAATGTTCCTCATGAATCGATAAGAGTGCCTGATGCTGAATATCTAACAGCAAATGCTGAATTTGGgtttaatattttaaaggtttattgGAGTTTTAAGCTTCTTGCTGTGCTGGTCTCTTCAAATCCCTGATCTGTTTAACTAAATAGGTCTTCTCATCATTAAATTGTTCGTCCTCGGTCCTGTCATTCTGAAACTTGCTGAGGAACTCAATAAGTTTGGTCTGGTTCTTTAGAAGGATGTCTAATATAGGCTGTGTCTTGTTAGGATTGGCTACAAACAcctgcaagaaaataaaaggcattGAGCACAACAGCGAGAAACAAAAGGTTaaggtaaaaaagaaattatctaCCAAAATACTGATGatgataaattaaaattatgttttaattaTTTCGGTATCCCACCAAAATACTTCaagtttttttaataaaattactttttttttaaatcagggcATAAGCTGAACATCAGTACCAAAGTAAATCTAGTCTGTGTGAGGGGACCAGCCTCAACAGCCTCTGCAGAAACCACTGAAGGCACTTTATGGTTAAATTCTATGGCAAATGCATGATTTCATATCCTGTGCAGCATCTGATGGGAATCTCACACTTCACTGCAAAGTTTTAGACCTCCAGTTATAACTCTTAGCAAAGTCAGAAGCCATCTGGCATAATGTTCAAATTACTATCCAGGTGACCTGAGTGAAATACTGCTCTCTTTCAGACATCATGCAGTGTGATAAAATCACTTTTGAACCCCATGATTTTATGTGGAATCATGCATTCCTCCTTATCTCAATTCATTCAATTCCAGAAGTTTCTGAGAGATGTTACTCTGACAACCCCATGGAAGTCCCTAAGTGGTTTCTAAATGGTTTTCAAAAGATATCCAAGGTATCAATTTGTAAAGATGGATCATAATCAAGCAAACATCAGTGCTTCCTTTATTTAATCACTGAGCAGACATTAAGGTCAGCTCCATTTAGGCTCAGCTAAGCAGTTTACTCAATTAAACAACTTCTGGTCAGATTGCTTCTGTTTCCTGGTGGGCTTTTGTAACATACCTTGAACACATGGAAGGCCTCAAACTGAATGTTACGACTCTTGTCTCGTAGAAGGTTCATCATTAGTTTGAGATTTTCAGGTTTACTGATGTACTTTGTCATAATTGTGAAGTTGTGTCTGTCCAGTAACAATTCACCGAGAAGCTGAAggcagaaaagaatgaaaaatgaaaaaattactAACAGAAGAATTAATTTGGATGTATAAATGCTTTCAGAGCCCCTCAAGTGGTGTGGGGCTCTGGGAATGCAGCACCAGTGGTCAGGAGATGAAGCAGTAACACAACTAAGTGCCCTAAATTTCCATGTGCAGGTGCACATTTTCCCCTTATTTCAACTACAcagtttctccttttcctcagaAAGTGAAAAATCACAGCTCCCCCTTGTTATGAATTGCAAAGAGAAgtctttcatttatttctcccatgagttcattattttttccacttATACAGAAGCTATTCAGCATAGAAAGagtgccttttaaaaaaacccaaaacccaataAAACAGGTTAGTATATCAAATGAAATATTGACTGTTCTTTTGCTACCTAAAGGGTTTAAAAGGATTTTGCCCACAAGGATCACCTTTGCTGCAAGCTCTGCATTACATTTATATTCACTATTTTTTACCTACTTGAATGCAAGATCAATATTGGTTTAGGCACATCATGTGAATCTttgttaaattatttaaatgtaaCCAGACttgttgaaggaaaaaaaaaatcaataaaaataaagatatttgaGGAGCCATTTTTTCATAGGGAGAGAAATTACTTTGGTCTGTGCTGGACACTGAGATATGTAACAACTGGACTAAAAAAATTAGCTGATCTCAAGAATTAAAATGTCTGAAGagttaaaataaatactgttCAAGGCTGTTACAGAAGCCATTTCAAATAAAGTTAACTCACCTTGAAAATAAAGGGAATCTCTTtgcatttcagaagaaaataaaattgcctTACCTTAAGTGACTGTCTCTTTGTCACGTAATTTTCTGAATGAAGTAACTTCTCATATTCACTGAAGAACTAAACACAGAATACAGAGAAGGATTAGCACTTTTACAAGTGTCACAGGCATCTTCTTCCAAATTATTGCAACAAAGTGGAGAAGATGCAAATCcctaacaaaaccaaacagaatctGAAATCTCAGTGGGTTCCTGTAACTACACTGTCACTACTTAGGCTTTTAAAGCATATACAAAGTTAAACATTGAATATGGTTTAAAGTTAAAATAGATAATATGTAGttattatgtattatattaaaatataatcataatatattataatataattataattacattacattatatataaatattatataatagaatagacataatataatataatataatataatataatataatataatataatataatataatataatataatataatataatataatataatataatataatataatataatataatataatataatataatgtaatataatgtaatataatctgctgctgtggaatgtgtcaggtgcatctttgattggtctcatgtggattgtttttacttgatgactactcatggtccagctgtgtcaaggctctgaacagtcacaagtttttatgattcattctttttcagccttttgatgtctcctttcttctctttctttagtataggaatagaatagaatagaatagaatagaatagaatagaatagaatagaatagaatagaatagaatagaatagaatagaatagaatagaatagaatagaatagaatagaatagaatagaatagtatggaacatggagtcaagattctcatctcttccctcatcctggggaccctcaaacaccaccacacttggcagattcagtttagatgtaatgtaacaTAGTGTAATGGAATacagaataatatagtataataaaataattaattagcctCCTGCTATCAGTGGAGTCAGCTGCATCATTCTCTCCCTCCGGTCGGGGTTCCCTGTGAATTCCACGAGCTCCCAGTTCCCAGGACTCCCTGGAAAGCACAGCACGGGCTCCCTCTGCAGGAGAAGCCAGGCTGGCTCCCACCTTCAGTGGAAGACTCTGATGCCTTGCACTCACCAGAGCAAACTGATTTTTCAATCTGTGCAGGGCTTTTACAAATGCCCAAGGGACCAACTGGAGTTGCCATTCAGTGTGTCAAAACGTGAGGACATCACTGAGTCAGGGAGGACTGAAATAAACATTTACTTTGCACACTCcttaggtttttttaatattgtcaAGTTTTACTATTCATGAGTAGTCTAAAATACAGTTTCACTGTGACTTCTTTCAGAAATGCATTCATCAAAATCTCTTAAAGTTTTAGACATTATTACATAGCAAGAAGAACTTTGCTTCAAAGTAGATGAAGAGGTGAGCTAAGTATCAACTCTGCACATCTAATTTCTCAAAGCCTCTTAATTGGTTCCCAAACAGTGCCTGAAGCGTTATTCAGGAGATATTTCAGGGCTAAAGCAAGTAGTCAAAAGgggaataataatttttgtctCCTGTTTAAAGCTGAGTCACTCAGAGGAGACTTTTTGAATTAGTGAACATGCCTGGAGACAAACCTTTAAAAATCAATGTGATCCCAAGTTTGTTGGTCTTGGTTTTGGTacttgtttttggttttgttttttttttttttattgcttgtaAGTCTGGGAGTTTTAATCAGAATAAGATTTAAACACTTAAATATCTTTGTGGAACTGGTTCTGAATAATCTGTTGAAAGGCAAAAGGATGGAAGTCATGTAGCTGAAAATGTCAGGATAAATGAAACTCTCCAACATTCCTTGTTTTGGCTTTGGGGGAGGGAAACTGAACCCCAAGTACAGCTGATTTAATATTGTgtgaaaatccccaaaaccagaactaaacaagggaaaaaaccaaTTTCTTCAAATAAGATACACAGAACTAGAGAGCTCTAAATATGAGAAGGTGTCTGCTCACCCTATCGTAATGTTGTTCCAAAAATTCTGCACTTAACAACTTGTGTCTTGTAAGCAAATCCTGTAAGAAAGCACAAACCCAGCACTGtcactaaaaatatttcaacagtACAAAAACATTCTCACACATGTAAGACATTCAATCCAAAATTCTGCTACTTCATTAAACATACTGTATTAGGACATGAATCCAATACCTGAGCACTGCTCAGGATCTTGGCATCCCTTAGCAAAGATCTGTGATGAGTTACTTTAATTCACAGAGAAACAGCCTGTGAAATTATCACTGAAGGGTGCTATTTGTGGATCAAGGCTACACTCTATGCACAACTACACACAACTGAGGTTAAGACCCACCATTTAATCTTGATTAATATTATGCTTATTGTCCCCATAACTGATTGCTTTAGGGGACACAAAAATTGGACTACAGAAAATTTCCCCAGACAAAACAACAGCATCTGATACCCTCAGGAGGAGCTGAAAACACATATTTAAAGAGCACACCTGCATTCAGGTAATGCATGATACAGTTTACTCAGACCAAGATTTTGGGAGCAAATGTACTATATGTATTTACTCTGCACACAACTACACACAACTGAGGTTAAGACCCACCATTTAATCTTGATTAATATTATGCTTACTATCACCATAACTGATTGTTTTAGGGACACAAAAATTGGACTACAGAAAATTTCCCCAGACAAAGCAACAGCATCAGATACCCTCAGGAGGAGCTGAAGACACAGATTTAAAGAGCACACCTGCATTCAGGTAATGCATGATACAGCTTATTCAGAacaggattttggggagcaAATGTACTGTGTGTATTCACACACCTGCATTCAGGTAATGCATGATACAGCTTACTCAGAacaggattttggggagcaAATGTACTGTGTGTATTCACACACCTGCATTCAGGTAATGCATGATACAGCTTATTCAGAacaggattttggggagcaAATGTACTGTACGGCATTCTGAGACATGAGGAACCACAGTGTCCAGCTCACCCATCCCCATCACACCCATGGCTCCTCTCCTCTGCCAAGGCTTGTTTTCCAagagcagcaccacagcagagggtgcccagggcagagaagcagagaagctgcagctcccaggttTGAGGAATTACCTTGAAGGTGGCGAAGGCGTCGGACGCGATGTCGAACGTGGACATCTCCACGTATCGGAAGAAGTCGTAGAACTGCTCTGACCACAAGATGATTTTGGCTAGTGGCTCATGCCTGATGCATTCTCTGAGCATTATCCCACAATTGAGAGCAATTTCTGGAGATTCGTACCTGTTCACAAAAGCCAAGAGATTCTTTGTGAGTTTATAAACTTGCACAAGTTAGCACTGCAGCACCACACTGCTAATTACAGCCTTCAATACCATCAATAAATAAACCCATCAAAATTAGAGGTTCTTATTTCTGCATTAAactctatttttaaatatttctactAAACACTGATGAAATAGCTACCAGTTACAATTACAGCCAATtaaaaggattttcacaaaTGGGGAAACAAGACtgaataaaaatactttctttgcTCTCTTGTTCCATACTGTGGGATTGCAGACatctggaaaagcagcaaatgttCTGCCTTGAAAGCTGCTTGCTTAAACATGACAGCAATTTACATAAAACCTTCCATATGAGCATGAGGGGTTAGCAATACTGGACATAAATTCAGATCTCCTCTTCCGTTAAACCATTTTTCAGCACATCATGGGGTTCCAGCTTCTGGAGCAATCACAGCCTCTCTCATGCCTTCCTGCCTCATACTCCAGAGTGATCCCTCCTAAACCAGTGGGAGCTAATTGAAATTCTCCACAATTTCAGGAGAAAAGTATCATTGTGCATACTAAGCATTAACTATATTAccctaccaaaaaaaaattgaaataatttgcaTTAAATCCTGCAATACTCTCCATTCAACCTGTCATGGAGATTTGAAATCTACTGAGCTTTTTGCAATTCATGCCACAGTTTAAATTCACATAAATTTGTCTCAGTTGGATATCAGATGTAACATGTAAGCTGCTAAATGCCCATTTCAAACATCCTGACTCATCAATATGAGTTTCAATACCCCTGGGAGGATAAAGCTCTCTGAAGTGTGACAACACAGACTAAAAGTGAGCACCAATGTGTGCAGCCCCCATTCAACCACTTACCAATGAGAACACGCTGAAAAAGCAGTTTTGTCTCTCTGCACCTCAAGCTTTCCCTTCTTTTGTAAATCAGTTTGAAGATGCACTGAATCAATAATTTCTCTTGCATTATGCCACAACTAATATTTTCTTTAGTCCCTCTGACATTTAAATGACATTACAGGCAAGTAATGCTAGCAACAGGCATATCCCACTGAGATGAGTGGCCCTTTCATACACCCTTGAGTTATCCCAGTAAGTGGAATAAGTACTCCTCAACTACAGCAAGCTTAcccagaagctgcagccagatTTATAAAtagctgtatttttaaatttattaatgtTTGATGAGCTCGTCTGTCCCAAAATAACACAGTGAAATCGCAATTTTCAGAACTTTCTTAATTAATGTTACTAGAAATGCaagcaattattttctgctttcatgtttgggagctgcagctctacAAGTACTCAGTATGGCAGGACCCTCCAATATCCAGCACTGCAGATATtacaagaagagaggaagaaacaaTTGTCTGACACAATATACCATAAATCATTCTTTTTTGGTCAGGTTTGTGGTGGTCTGTTTGTGTCAATACAGCAATACAAATCACTATGAATAAGAAGTCTAAGACAGGCCAGCAAACTGGAAATTATTGTgggtaaaaggaaaaagaacagcCTTCAACTGTTGACGAGTAAGTTCACAAGAGAAAAGGCTTAAACAGtagtttaaatttaaaaaggctCAAATAGTATactgaaaggaaaatatctTACTAGCCCAGTAAGAGTATTTCAGAGTTCTAACAGTTCTcaattttcagttctttttcaTGCAGAAGTAGATGGCTGGGGTTCTACTTCTTAACTTTTCCTTTACTTAGGGGAATTACAGACCccaaaaccaaggaaaaagaaaataaaatgaagcatATTGCCAAGGAAGAGCAAACATGTCAGAACTCACTGCTTCTCTGTGCATTTACAAAGCCCTTACTCCATGTAAAAGCATATTTATGGTTCACAGTGCACTTACCCTTTTAATAGCATGAATAAGATATTCTGTTGAGTGCAGATGTATTCAACTGTGGGAGTTCTTGTACCAATTTGTCTTCTGAGAATGTTGTTGAAAATTTGAGCAACATCTTTCTTGCCCTGTCAAAAACATCAGCAGTTAAACACAAAATATGGAAGTCCACAGGCAAGTGAACAATGAAACATTATCATCACCTCATGCAGCTGTACTGGGGGGTTCTGCAGTTCAGGCAGCCTCCACACTCTGATCTTGACCAGATTCTCTTTCTTTATGCCCATTTCAAATATGCCAAAGCACTCAAAACATGACACCACGTTGCAGGCTGATCATGGGGAATTTACATTCAGAGCTGATGTCTCAGCAGGTATTTCTATGGAGCATCAATCTCCTGGGCTTATTTGATATTTGATTTTGCTAACAGCAGAACAGTTTTTAACTGTGCTCTTGCCTGGAAGTGTGTTTCTTCA
The nucleotide sequence above comes from Ammospiza caudacuta isolate bAmmCau1 chromosome 11, bAmmCau1.pri, whole genome shotgun sequence. Encoded proteins:
- the CAB39 gene encoding calcium-binding protein 39, whose translation is MPFPFGKSHKSPADIVKNLKESMAVLEKQDISDKKAEKATEEVSKNLVAMKEILYGTNEKEPQTEAVAQLAQELYNSGLLSTLVADLQLIDFEGKKDVAQIFNNILRRQIGTRTPTVEYICTQQNILFMLLKGYESPEIALNCGIMLRECIRHEPLAKIILWSEQFYDFFRYVEMSTFDIASDAFATFKDLLTRHKLLSAEFLEQHYDRFFSEYEKLLHSENYVTKRQSLKLLGELLLDRHNFTIMTKYISKPENLKLMMNLLRDKSRNIQFEAFHVFKVFVANPNKTQPILDILLKNQTKLIEFLSKFQNDRTEDEQFNDEKTYLVKQIRDLKRPAQQEA